One Alkalicoccus halolimnae DNA segment encodes these proteins:
- the treC gene encoding alpha,alpha-phosphotrehalase produces MQEWWRKAVVYQIYPKSFNDTMGTGVGDLQGIIEKLDYLKKLGIDVIWLTPPYTSPQKDNGYDISDYYNIHEEYGTMDDFDQLLDEAHERGIKVIMDIVVNHTSTEHRWFQESASSKENPYRDYYIWKDPHNGEEPNNWQSKFGGNAWKYDEVTGQYYLHLFDVTQADLNWENEQLRQDVYDMMHFWFKKGVDGFRLDVINLISKDQDFPNDDGSTAPGDGRKFYTDGPRVHEFMQEMNKNVFSHYNAMTVGEMSSTTIDHCIKYTRPDRNELSMTFNFHHLKVDYPGGEKWALADFDFHALKNILSTWQKRMHEGGGWNALFWCNHDQPRVVTRYGNDTKYHNESAKMLATTIHMMQGTPYIYQGEEFGMTDPKFSSIDDYRDVETINFYNTKKEAGWSDEEIMPLIQGKSRDNSRTPVQWSNEKNGGFTTGTPWIPTADNYKTINAESALADPESIFYHYKELIRLRKELDIVTFGDYQLVSEEDSEVFAYTRTWNKETLLVINNFYAQETVFSIPSHLRELHAELLLSNYTGTELQPQLSLRPYESLVYRLVKE; encoded by the coding sequence ATGCAGGAATGGTGGCGTAAAGCAGTCGTTTATCAAATTTACCCTAAAAGCTTCAACGATACGATGGGGACGGGAGTAGGAGATCTGCAGGGGATCATTGAAAAACTTGATTACCTGAAAAAGCTGGGAATTGACGTAATCTGGCTTACACCGCCGTATACTTCTCCACAGAAAGATAACGGCTACGATATAAGCGATTATTATAATATTCATGAGGAGTATGGAACGATGGACGATTTCGATCAGCTCCTAGATGAAGCTCATGAGCGTGGAATTAAAGTTATTATGGACATTGTTGTAAATCATACGTCTACCGAACATAGATGGTTTCAGGAATCTGCTTCCTCTAAAGAAAACCCCTACAGAGATTACTATATATGGAAAGATCCGCATAACGGTGAAGAACCGAACAACTGGCAGTCCAAATTCGGTGGAAATGCCTGGAAATATGATGAAGTGACAGGACAGTATTACCTGCATTTGTTTGATGTAACACAGGCGGATTTAAACTGGGAAAATGAACAGCTTCGTCAAGATGTTTATGACATGATGCATTTTTGGTTTAAAAAAGGAGTCGACGGTTTCCGGCTCGACGTTATTAACCTCATATCCAAAGATCAGGATTTCCCCAATGATGATGGCTCAACAGCTCCTGGTGACGGCAGGAAGTTCTATACCGACGGGCCTCGTGTGCATGAATTCATGCAGGAAATGAACAAAAACGTATTTTCCCATTATAATGCCATGACGGTTGGAGAAATGAGCTCGACCACAATTGACCATTGTATTAAATATACCCGGCCGGACCGTAATGAGCTGAGTATGACATTTAATTTTCATCACTTGAAAGTGGATTATCCCGGCGGAGAGAAATGGGCACTCGCCGACTTTGATTTTCATGCATTAAAAAACATTCTTTCCACCTGGCAGAAAAGAATGCATGAAGGCGGAGGCTGGAATGCTCTGTTCTGGTGCAACCACGATCAGCCGCGGGTTGTTACACGTTATGGAAACGATACAAAATATCACAATGAATCAGCCAAAATGCTTGCTACAACTATTCATATGATGCAGGGCACGCCTTATATTTATCAGGGCGAAGAGTTTGGGATGACGGATCCTAAATTTTCTTCCATCGATGATTACCGGGATGTTGAAACGATTAATTTTTACAATACCAAGAAGGAAGCCGGATGGTCTGATGAAGAGATTATGCCATTGATTCAGGGGAAATCCCGTGATAATTCCCGTACCCCGGTACAGTGGTCGAATGAAAAGAACGGGGGCTTCACGACTGGTACGCCCTGGATCCCCACTGCAGACAACTATAAGACAATAAATGCAGAATCAGCTCTTGCTGATCCGGAATCCATTTTTTATCATTACAAAGAGCTGATCCGCCTTCGAAAAGAACTGGACATTGTAACTTTTGGTGATTATCAGTTGGTTTCTGAAGAGGACTCGGAAGTCTTTGCCTATACACGCACATGGAATAAGGAAACACTCCTTGTAATTAACAACTTTTATGCGCAGGAAACGGTATTTTCTATTCCATCTCATCTCAGAGAGTTACACGCCGAACTGCTTCTTTCCAATTACACGGGAACTGAGCTGCAGCCTCAGCTTTCTCTCCGGCCGTATGAATCACTGGTTTACCGGCTTGTTAAGGAATAA
- the treR gene encoding trehalose operon repressor yields MQNKYLLIYREIAEEIQAGKYAAGEKLPSEHELVEMFETSRETIRKALNQLAQNGFIQKIQGKGSIVLDARKFDFPVSGLVSFRELAANMGERHRTYVEKLELKKADKYIRKQLEVSSASKVWEVHRVREIDGEKIILDKDYFNQSYINHLTEEICEASIYDYIENELGMKISFAKKEIIVVEPTDEDRSYLDLNGFQNIVVVKNYVYFDDAGLFQYTESRHRPDKFKFVDFARRTHL; encoded by the coding sequence ATGCAGAATAAATATTTGCTCATTTACAGGGAAATAGCAGAGGAAATTCAGGCGGGTAAATATGCTGCAGGAGAAAAACTCCCTTCAGAGCATGAACTGGTAGAAATGTTCGAAACGTCACGGGAGACTATTCGTAAAGCGTTGAATCAGCTCGCCCAAAACGGATTTATTCAAAAAATTCAGGGGAAGGGGTCCATTGTCCTTGATGCACGAAAGTTTGACTTCCCAGTATCCGGTTTGGTAAGTTTTCGCGAACTGGCAGCAAATATGGGGGAGAGGCACCGCACTTATGTAGAAAAGCTGGAACTTAAAAAGGCGGATAAGTATATACGAAAACAACTTGAAGTATCATCCGCATCAAAAGTGTGGGAAGTTCACCGCGTGCGGGAAATCGACGGTGAAAAAATTATTCTCGATAAAGATTATTTTAATCAGTCGTATATAAATCATTTAACGGAAGAAATCTGTGAAGCTTCTATATATGATTATATTGAGAATGAACTGGGAATGAAAATCAGCTTTGCAAAAAAAGAAATCATCGTCGTTGAGCCTACAGATGAAGACAGGTCCTATTTGGATTTGAATGGCTTTCAGAATATTGTCGTCGTTAAAAATTATGTTTATTTTGATGACGCGGGCTTATTTCAATATACTGAATCGCGGCACAGGCCGGATAAATTCAAGTTTGTAGATTTTGCAAGAAGGACTCACTTATAA